From the Euphorbia lathyris chromosome 6, ddEupLath1.1, whole genome shotgun sequence genome, one window contains:
- the LOC136233290 gene encoding uncharacterized protein, with protein sequence MMQSATSISPLCYSKIPHSHFSFLSPFRTRISPIALPSFSYHLLLKPLNIHAVSHLRASATQGIVETAESGTELVEVGYLSSVHGLQGEICVKPSTDFPELRFSKPGIRWLRQPVSGKEIMHEVRLVEGRGHHGQKSWILRFGGIDSVEQAKQLVGSTILVKEEDRPQLEEGEFYTRDLVGMRVNLKETGESVGTVVNVFDSGGNDLLQVMLYPQADVPEEAGKSMTAETGLSGPLVWVPFVEAIVPDVDMMKGEMWITPPKGLFELNIRSDEKSKKERRQLEWKERKKLQRRLISAKKKLSEMEQKHVFDGLRYGEKSQRSLLADQIVGVSSKLLQQALQNLEKPYKRWSVSEVISATKTKLIKNSVTLSKECFTSRIIGENLAANFKLQEKGLHLLSKGKLAMILVLNDIVKQGRGDSSESSEDLIFSFIQKSLSDDKTFLKMEDRASVPLVFVSSLEEHQSLKTMFLNNDYFGFDNEKVWFLEEEKLPVVNSSAEEQSSHKILMKSPWEILQSPVGSGGIFSLLSSHNILENFCEGGVEYIEVCSLEKNGYLGNAPLLGYVNSCKADIGVHILEDVKDSEESFNMIFSTDFMMSLTEKIDKLEFRAISKPNSYVKMADKEWVDVIPSSQNSYQFHCSIYSYLNACPPDKICVMQQSNYII encoded by the exons ATGATGCAAAGTGCTACATCCATTTCACCTCTCTGCTACTCAAAAATTCCTCATTCTCATTTTTCATTCCTTTCTCCATTTCGCACCAGAATTTCTCCAATTGCTTTACCTTCCTTTTCTTATCATCTCCTCCTCAAGCCTCTCAATATTCATGCCGTCTCTCATCTCCGCGCCTCCG CTACTCAAGGGATTGTTGAAACTGCTGAGAGTGGAACAGAATTGGTTGAAGTTGGGTATCTATCAAGTGTTCATGGACTTCAAGGGGAAATTTGTGTGAAGCCTAGTACTGATTTTCCTGAATTGAGATTTTCCAAG CCTGGAATAAGATGGTTAAGACAACCAGTTTCTGGAAAAGAAATTATGCATGAAGTTAGGCTGGTTGAGGGAAGAGGACACCATGGACAGAAGAGTTGGATACTTAGGTTTGGGGGAATAGACTCGGTTGAGCAG GCTAAGCAGCTTGTCGGGTCAACTAtccttgtgaaagaagaagatcGACCACAGTTAGAAGAAGGAGAATTTTACACTCGTGATCTTGTGGGCATGAGAGTAAATCTGAAG GAAACTGGTGAATCTGTAGGAACTGTTGTTAATGTTTTCGACAGTGGAGGGAATGACCTTTTACAGGTCATGCTCTATCCACAAGCCGACGTGCCTGAGGAAGCTGGGAAGTCAATGACAGCAGAAACAGGTTTGTCTGGTCCCCTTGTGTGGGTACCATTTGTTGAAGCAATTGTTCCAGATGTTGACATGATGAAAGGAGAAATGTGGATTACACCCCCAAAAGGACTGTTTGAGTTAAACATACGCTCTGATGAGAAGTCTAAGAAAGAAAGACGTCAGCTT GAGtggaaggaaagaaaaaaacttCAACGTCGCCTTATATCAGCAAAAAAGAAATTGTCTGAAATGGAGCAAAAACATGTGTTTGACGGATTGAGATATGGGGAAAAATCCCAAAGGAGCTTACTTGCGGACCAGATTGTTGGTGTAAGTTCAAAACTGCTTCAGCAGGCACTGCAAAATTTAGAGAAGCCCTATAAGAG GTGGAGTGTGAGTGAGGTAATCAGTGCCACAAAAACCAAGCTAATAAAAAATTCTGTGACGCTATCAAAGGAATGCTTTACTTCTCGCATAATTGGAGAGAATTTGGCTGCAAATTTTAAGTTACAGGAAAAAGGGCTCCATCTTTTGTCTAAAGGCAAACTGGCTATGATCTTAGTCCTGAATGACATTGTGAAGCAGGGAAGAGGTGATAGTTCTGAAAGCAGTGAAGATTTGATCTTTTCCTTCATTCAGAAATCACTTTCAGATGACAAGACATTTTTAAAG ATGGAAGACCGTGCATCTGTACCTCTGGTTTTTGTCAGCTCTCTGGAAGAACACCAGTCTTTGAAAACAATGTTTTTAAATAATGATTACTTTGGGTTTGATAATGAAAAG GTGTGGTTTTTGGAGGAAGAGAAGCTTCCAGTTGTTAACAGTTCTGCAGAAGAACAGAGCAGCCACAAAATTTTGATGAAATCACCATGGGAAATACTGCAATCACCAGTTGGATCTGGAGGAATTTTTAGCTTGCTTTCTTCACACAACATTCTAGAGAATTTCTGTGAAGGGGGTGTGGAATACATTGAG GTATGCAGTTTGGAGAAAAATGGTTACCTTGGAAATGCTCCACTTCTTGGATATGTGAATTCATGCAAAGCAGATATTGGAGTCCATATCTTAGAAGATGTGAAAGATTCAGAAGAAAGCTTTAACATGATATTCTCGACAGATTTTATGATGTCGTTGACAGAAAAGATCGATAAACTCGAATTCCGTGCCatctcaaaaccaaattcaTATGTGAAGATGGCTGACAAAGAATGGGTTGATGTTATTCCATCATCACAGAACTCGTACCAATTTCATTGTTCAATTTACAGTTACTTGAATGCTTGTCCTCCAGATAAGATTTGTGTAATGCAACAGAGTAATTACATCATATAG